The Xiphophorus hellerii strain 12219 chromosome 22, Xiphophorus_hellerii-4.1, whole genome shotgun sequence genome has a window encoding:
- the LOC116712602 gene encoding acetylcholine receptor subunit alpha-like — MHLHKVLVCITWILCAYSGLGSCSEDETKLVKTLFTGYNKVVRPVNHFSDAVEVTVGLQLIQLISVDEVNQIVTTNVRLRQQWKDVNLQWDPDAYGGIKKIRIPSTDIWKPDLVLYNNADGDFAIIHETKVLLEHTGMITWNPPAIYKSYCEIIVLHFPFDLQNCSMKLGTWTYDGTLVIINPDSDRPDLSNFMESGEWVLKDYRSWKHWVYYTCCLETPYLDITYHFLMLRLPLYFIVNVIIPCMLFSFLTGLVFYLPTDSGM, encoded by the exons GGTTGGGATCCTGCTCAGAAGACGAGACGAAGCTGGTGAAAACCCTGTTTACCGGTTATAACAAAGTGGTTCGTCCAGTTAACCACTTCAGCGATGCTGTAGAAGTCACAGTGGGCCTGCAGCTTATCCAACTTATTAGTGTG gaTGAAGTCAACCAGATTGTGACCACTAATGTCCGACTCCGACAG CAATGGAAAGATGTGAACCTTCAGTGGGATCCAGATGCTTATGGAGGCATCAAAAAGATCCGAATTCCTTCAACAGACATATGGAAACCCGACTTAGTTCTGTACAACAA TGCCGATGGTGATTTTGCCATCATCCATGAGACCAAAGTGCTGCTGGAGCACACAGGCATGATAACATGGAACCCACCTGCTATCTACAAGAGTTACTGTGAGATCATTGTCCTTCACTTCCCATTTGACCTCCAGAACTGCAGCATGAAACTGGGTACCTGGACATATGATGGCACACTGGTCATCATCAACCCA GACAGTGACCGACCGGACCTCAGTAACTTCATGGAGTCAGGTGAATGGGTGTTGAAGGACTACAGGAGCTGGAAACACTGGGTTTACTACACATGCTGCCTTGAGACGCCCTATCTGGACATCACCTACCATTTCCTGATGCTGCGGCTTCCCCTTTATTTCATTGTCAATGTCATAATTCCCTGCATGCTGTTCTCCTTTCTCACTGGACTAGTCTTCTACCTCCCTACTGATTCAGGTATGTAA
- the LOC116713414 gene encoding LOW QUALITY PROTEIN: protein kinase C eta type-like (The sequence of the model RefSeq protein was modified relative to this genomic sequence to represent the inferred CDS: deleted 2 bases in 2 codons) gives MLSESSSLKTYQTGTIPSFSINVPHKFSIHTYKSPTFCDHCGSLLWGLVRQGLHCKICKMNVHIRCKGNVAPSCGVNSVELANKLAEMGLQAGGLSKRNTMQVKEPRRQPSERTESTTTEVRPDTPRLGISDFTFLQVLGKGSFGKGST, from the exons ATGTTGTCTGAGAGCAGTAGCTTGAAGACCTATCAAACCGGCACCATCCCCA GTTTCAGCATCAACGTCCCTCACAAGTTCAGCATTCACACCTACAAGTCTCCAACCTTC TGTGACCACTGTGGTTCGCTGCTGTGG GGATTAGTTCGGCAGGGCCTGCACTGCAAAA TTTGTAAAATGAATGTTCACATCCGCTGCAAAGGCAACGTCGCCCCAAGCTGCGGCGTCAACAGCGTGGAGCTGGCCAACAAGCTAGCAGAGATGGGTCTGCAGGCCGGAGGACTCTCCAAGCGAAACACAATG CAGGTTAAAGAGCCGAGGAGGCAGCCGTCCGAGAGAACGGAGAGTACGACCACGGAGGTTCGGCCGGATACCCCGCGGCTGGGGATCTCAGATTTTACTTTCCTTCAGGTTCTTGGCAAAGGCAGCTTTGGCAAG GGCTCCACATAA